The Deltaproteobacteria bacterium genome includes the window AGGGGTTCGGCTGGATTTTCATGCCCACCTTGATGAATTATACCAACGTGCTCCTGGAGCAAGGGTTTCTTCGTTATATGACGAATAGTTTAATTGTCGGATTGGTATCTACTTTCTTTACCTTGATCATTGGGGGGTTTGCATCTTATGCCTTAGTTCGCTTCAACTTCTTTGGGAAAGGAACCATTTCCTTCGGTACTTTGCTTCTGCGGATGATTCCTCCAGCGGTTCTGGTGGTCCCGATTTACGTTCTCTGGACTTATTTTGGCCTGGCGGATACCCGGCTGGGATTGATTATTATTTACGTCGGCCTCAACCTCCCCTTCACCATCTGGGTACTCATCAGCTTTATCTCCGATGTGCCGGTGGAATTGGAAGAAGCTGCGGTGGTAGATGGTTGCGGCCCCTGGAAAATCTTCTTCCAAATTATCCTGCCCTTGATTAAACCCGGATTGGCCGCTGCCGCCATTTTTACCTTCCGAATCGCCTGGAATGAGTTCATCCTCGCTCTGGTCTTGACCAACCGCATGACTCGCACCCTGCCTGTAGCCACAACCATTTACCTTACAGACAGCGGGGTGGAGTGGGGAAATATCACCGCCATGGGAACCCTCGTTGCCCTCCCAGCGATTATTTTTACCTTTATTGCGGCGAAACAATTAATCGCGGGCTTGACCGCTGGCGCGGTTAAGGGATAGCAGGCTCCATACACCAACAGAATGACATTTTCATACAGGGGAAATCCCCATTATTAAAGGGCTGGCCAACCTGGAAAAAATTAACCAAGAAGAGATTCCTGTTCTTCGGGTTCCCGGCAAAAATGGGAGGTCTGGAGTCTTTCCCCATCCGCGCTGTGGCTATTGAGGAAAATGACTAAAGAAGACATAGGAAAGCGAAAAAGTAGAAATCTCGGTTAACTTCTTTTTAAAATCCGGCGCAAGATCTTCCCTGAAGGATTTTTGGGGACTTCGGCGATAAGGGCCACTTCGCGGATTTGCTTGTAAGGAGGGACCCGGTCGGCTACGAATTCCATGAGTTCATCAGGATCAACAGTCCATCCTACCCGCAAAACAATGAAGGCCTTGGGGATCTCCCCTGATGGGTCATCGGGGATGCCTACGACCGCGCAATCTTGCACGGCCGGATGTTCCATCAGGAT containing:
- a CDS encoding carbohydrate ABC transporter permease, coding for MKNKESGNVGFLSAGTSREAWKAGKNILIFILAFVYLTPVIVLFLTSFKTQVQIMEKGFGWIFMPTLMNYTNVLLEQGFLRYMTNSLIVGLVSTFFTLIIGGFASYALVRFNFFGKGTISFGTLLLRMIPPAVLVVPIYVLWTYFGLADTRLGLIIIYVGLNLPFTIWVLISFISDVPVELEEAAVVDGCGPWKIFFQIILPLIKPGLAAAAIFTFRIAWNEFILALVLTNRMTRTLPVATTIYLTDSGVEWGNITAMGTLVALPAIIFTFIAAKQLIAGLTAGAVKG